The region ACATGCTGTTGCCGCTAATTTCATAAATGAAACAGATAAAACTTGAAACGGATTAAATTTCATAATTATATGTCCAACATTCCGATAGTTGTATTGTAGGGTGCTTCAGCCGAATATATTTAATGTTTATAAATAATAATTATTGAAGTATAATTAAAGAAAGTAGCAATACTGAAAATTTTTATATAAACGGAATGAAAATTATTCTCAATTAATACTACGGACATTTCTAGTATGAAATATTAATTTTGCAATTAATTTCGATTATGAAATAGAAGGTGGTGCTTTAAGCACCATTAAGGACTGCTAGGGCGGTAAATGGAAGTGTAAAAAGTGTGCATGAAAATCAATAAATAGCCGTTGAGCAGGCTAGACATATGCAAAACCTGCTCCGTTTATATTTAAAGTCTTGTATGATAATGATTGTGTTGGCACACATTTTGCAGATATTATTGTTGCTTTCGTTTTGTACGTATTTTGCTTGCAGCTACGTGGAAAATGGTGCATTTGGTTTTATAGTTAGCAGGAGGTGCGATGATGGCAACATTTCAATATGCCTGTCCGGAGACTTTGACAGAAGCTGTGGGACTGGCAAGCAGTAATCCCGGCTATTCTTGGATCGCCGGCGGTACGGATTTTATGGTAAAGCTTAGGTTGAAGCGTATAGAACCGTCTATCACTATTGATATTGGTCGGCTGGAGGAACTGCGGCAGATCCGTTTGGAGAAAGAAACGCTTTACATCGGTGCCGCCGTAACGCATACGGAACTGACAACGTCGCCGCTTATCGGGCAATATGCGCCTGCATTAAAAGAAGCGGCCGGCATGGTAGGGTCGCCGCAGATTCGCAACCGGGGAACAGTCGGCGGCAATATCTGCAACGCTTCCCCGGCGGCCGACACGGTA is a window of Veillonellales bacterium DNA encoding:
- a CDS encoding FAD binding domain-containing protein, with product MATFQYACPETLTEAVGLASSNPGYSWIAGGTDFMVKLRLKRIEPSITIDIGRLEELRQIRLEKETLYIGAAVTHTELTTSPLIGQYAPALKEAAGMVGSPQIRNRGTVGGNICNASPAADTVPALLAYGAKVLICGKTGQRRLELADFCTGPGRTILKSGEFLREIYFPVQRLRQGSSFQKLGKRKALAISVVNAAAWL